Proteins found in one Salinimonas lutimaris genomic segment:
- a CDS encoding DUF3450 domain-containing protein, whose translation MKLFNSLLLASAMMASSAMAQDDDVLKPVVDEAAKINESAAKSQEKINNITDQIDSKLQQFKTLNKEIEGLEVYNAQLKKQIANQNQEMEDLNASIDEVSVIERQITPLMIRMIDGLEQFVALDVPFLAEERAKRITDLKKLMERADVAASEKFRRVMEAYQVEMEYGRTMEAYNGIHEINGQERDVEFLRLGRTALIYQTRDASKQGVWNKQTRQWEELDSSYRTQVTKGLRMAKKQLAPDLLMMPVAITD comes from the coding sequence ATGAAGCTTTTCAACTCCTTGCTACTGGCAAGTGCCATGATGGCATCCTCTGCCATGGCGCAAGACGATGATGTCTTAAAACCCGTAGTCGATGAAGCTGCAAAAATTAACGAGTCAGCAGCTAAGTCACAGGAAAAAATCAACAACATTACTGATCAAATCGATAGCAAACTTCAGCAGTTCAAAACACTGAATAAAGAAATCGAAGGTCTGGAAGTGTATAACGCGCAGCTGAAAAAACAGATCGCTAACCAGAATCAGGAAATGGAAGATCTGAATGCATCTATTGACGAAGTATCAGTTATCGAGCGCCAGATTACGCCGCTGATGATTCGCATGATTGACGGCCTGGAACAGTTTGTGGCGCTAGACGTGCCGTTTCTGGCAGAAGAACGTGCCAAGCGCATTACTGATCTGAAAAAGCTGATGGAGCGCGCTGATGTGGCTGCTTCTGAAAAATTCCGCCGGGTAATGGAAGCCTACCAGGTTGAGATGGAATATGGCCGTACCATGGAAGCGTACAACGGTATCCACGAAATTAATGGCCAGGAGCGTGATGTTGAGTTTTTGCGCTTAGGTCGTACTGCACTGATTTATCAAACCCGTGATGCCAGCAAGCAAGGCGTGTGGAATAAACAAACGCGACAGTGGGAAGAGCTGGACAGCAGTTACCGCACTCAGGTAACCAAAGGCCTGCGTATGGCGAAGAAGCAACTTGCGCCAGACCTGCTAATGATGCCAGTGGCAATCACGGACTAA
- a CDS encoding MotA/TolQ/ExbB proton channel family protein translates to MKKLAVGLAAVSISLGAVAQNDRAMDLDALLKQLEEGQFAQSQQNKQREQEFMQKRAQQDQILDETAQQRDNMLKESERLETQFEENEFKLADLNGALDNRMGSLKELFGVLQQVAGDTKSKFQNSVISAQIPGRAEFLDNMAQEMGKSSKLASIEEIERVWFEIQREMTESGKVTKFDTSVVEAGGEKVNKEVVRVGPFALVSDGKYLDFNGSTGTVAELIRQPADRYNDSAAALQNSSGELVEFGIDPTGGSILGLLVQAPTLKERVEQGGEVGYIILIVGAIGLLLALERLVSLTITHSKVKKQLKNKEIKTSNPLGRILKVRDDHPNADTEALELHLTEAILGEVPKLSRNLTIIKIISVVAPLMGLLGTVTGMINTFQAITLFGTGDPKLMAGGISTALVTTVLGLVVAIPMTLLYAMLNTRSKNIVYILQEQASGVIAERAERS, encoded by the coding sequence ATGAAAAAACTTGCAGTTGGTCTGGCTGCCGTCAGCATCAGCTTAGGTGCTGTAGCTCAAAACGACCGCGCGATGGATCTGGATGCACTACTGAAGCAGCTTGAAGAAGGCCAGTTTGCCCAGTCACAGCAAAACAAACAGCGTGAACAGGAATTCATGCAAAAACGTGCTCAGCAGGATCAGATCCTGGATGAGACCGCGCAACAGCGTGACAACATGCTCAAAGAATCCGAGCGTCTGGAAACTCAGTTTGAAGAAAATGAATTTAAACTGGCTGATTTAAACGGCGCTCTGGATAACCGCATGGGTTCACTAAAAGAATTATTTGGTGTGCTGCAACAGGTTGCCGGCGATACCAAAAGTAAATTCCAGAACTCTGTTATCTCGGCGCAAATCCCCGGCCGTGCTGAGTTTCTTGACAACATGGCACAGGAAATGGGCAAGAGCTCTAAGCTGGCCTCGATTGAAGAGATTGAGCGGGTATGGTTCGAGATTCAGCGCGAAATGACTGAGTCCGGCAAGGTGACTAAGTTTGACACCAGTGTGGTTGAAGCTGGTGGCGAGAAAGTGAATAAAGAAGTAGTACGTGTGGGTCCGTTTGCACTGGTATCAGATGGTAAATATCTGGATTTCAACGGTTCTACAGGTACAGTTGCTGAACTTATCCGTCAGCCTGCTGACCGTTATAACGACTCTGCGGCGGCGCTGCAAAACTCTTCTGGCGAGCTGGTTGAGTTTGGTATCGATCCGACCGGTGGGTCTATTCTGGGTCTGCTGGTTCAGGCGCCAACGTTAAAAGAGCGTGTTGAGCAAGGCGGAGAAGTGGGTTACATCATCCTGATTGTAGGAGCGATTGGTCTGCTGCTGGCTCTGGAGCGTCTGGTATCTTTGACTATCACACACTCTAAAGTGAAGAAACAGCTTAAGAACAAGGAAATCAAAACGTCTAATCCGCTGGGCCGGATACTCAAAGTACGTGATGATCATCCAAATGCTGATACCGAAGCACTGGAACTACACTTAACAGAAGCGATTCTGGGTGAAGTACCTAAGCTGAGCCGTAACCTGACCATCATTAAGATTATCTCTGTGGTTGCACCGCTGATGGGTCTGCTGGGCACGGTAACCGGTATGATCAATACCTTCCAGGCAATCACCCTGTTTGGTACTGGTGACCCGAAACTGATGGCTGGTGGTATCTCTACCGCGCTGGTCACTACGGTACTGGGTCTGGTTGTGGCCATTCCGATGACACTGCTGTATGCCATGCTTAATACACGTAGCAAGAACATTGTATACATCCTGCAGGAGCAGGCGTCAGGTGTAATCGCAGAGCGCGCTGAGCGGAGCTAA
- the phoB gene encoding phosphate regulon transcriptional regulator PhoB, whose amino-acid sequence MSRTVLLVEDEAPIREMLKFVLEQSGYTTIEAEDFDVAQDKICEPYPDLILLDWMLPGGSGVQLAKSLKQHEFTRDIPVIMLTARGEEEDKIRGLDAGADDYITKPFSPKELVARIKAVMRRVTPTSNEEPIEFNGLKLEPISHRVTANDDPLDMGPTEFKLLHFFMSHPERVYSRELLLDNVWGTNVYVEDRTVDVHIRRLRKAISRHGHDAMIQTVRGAGYRFSTKL is encoded by the coding sequence ATGTCTCGCACGGTCTTGTTGGTCGAGGACGAAGCGCCAATTCGTGAAATGCTGAAGTTTGTGCTGGAGCAATCCGGTTACACCACTATTGAGGCAGAAGACTTTGATGTTGCCCAGGATAAAATATGTGAACCCTATCCGGATTTGATTTTGCTGGACTGGATGTTGCCTGGCGGCAGCGGGGTACAGCTGGCCAAAAGTCTGAAGCAACACGAATTTACCCGCGATATCCCGGTCATTATGTTAACTGCCCGGGGAGAAGAAGAAGATAAAATTCGCGGGCTGGATGCCGGCGCCGATGATTACATCACCAAGCCGTTTTCTCCTAAAGAGCTGGTGGCCCGTATTAAAGCTGTGATGCGCCGGGTGACGCCCACCTCTAACGAAGAGCCCATTGAATTTAATGGTCTTAAGCTGGAGCCGATTTCTCACCGGGTGACCGCTAATGACGATCCGCTGGATATGGGACCAACTGAATTTAAACTGCTGCATTTCTTTATGTCCCACCCTGAACGTGTATACAGTCGTGAGCTGCTGCTGGATAACGTTTGGGGCACCAACGTGTATGTAGAAGACCGCACGGTTGATGTGCATATTCGTCGTTTAAGAAAAGCCATTTCACGCCATGGTCATGATGCTATGATACAAACCGTGCGTGGAGCAGGGTATCGCTTCTCCACCAAGCTTTAG
- a CDS encoding PstS family phosphate ABC transporter substrate-binding protein, which translates to MRVFVAVVWLVLLLGSARAAAEIPEYSRQAGVSGKITSVGSDTMANLMTFWSQEFKAMYPQVKFQIQASGSSTAPPALTEGTATIGPMSRELKPSEIREFVRKHGYPPTVMRVAMDAIAIFVERRNPLPGLTLEQVDDIFSQTRFCGGEEPITRWYQLGAGEALGNAPIRLFGRNSVSGTYGLFKVMALCDGDFRATVNEQPGSASVVLSIATSRHSMGYAAYGYKTAGVRALPIGQSADTLIPLTMKTVREEAYPFSRFLYLVINKKPDEPLPTLEREFLRYVLSRQGQQQVQRDGYFPVREDVLLRQRRLIEGDHF; encoded by the coding sequence ATGCGTGTTTTTGTAGCGGTGGTATGGCTGGTTTTACTTTTGGGTAGCGCCCGGGCGGCTGCTGAGATCCCCGAGTATAGCCGTCAGGCCGGCGTGTCGGGCAAGATCACATCCGTGGGCTCCGACACCATGGCTAACCTGATGACATTCTGGTCGCAGGAATTCAAAGCGATGTATCCGCAGGTAAAATTTCAGATCCAGGCATCGGGATCTTCCACTGCGCCACCGGCGCTGACCGAGGGCACCGCCACCATCGGGCCGATGAGCCGGGAACTGAAACCCAGTGAAATCCGTGAGTTTGTGCGTAAGCACGGTTATCCGCCTACCGTGATGCGGGTGGCGATGGATGCTATTGCGATCTTTGTTGAGCGGCGTAACCCGTTACCTGGCCTGACGCTGGAACAAGTCGATGATATTTTTTCGCAAACCCGTTTTTGCGGTGGCGAAGAGCCGATTACCCGCTGGTATCAGCTGGGCGCTGGCGAGGCTTTAGGTAATGCACCCATTCGGTTATTTGGTCGTAACTCGGTATCAGGGACTTATGGCCTGTTCAAAGTCATGGCGCTGTGTGACGGGGATTTCAGAGCTACCGTAAACGAGCAGCCCGGCTCAGCCTCGGTAGTGCTGTCTATTGCCACCAGCCGCCATAGTATGGGATATGCCGCTTATGGTTATAAAACCGCCGGTGTACGGGCATTACCCATCGGGCAGTCGGCCGACACACTGATACCGCTGACGATGAAGACCGTTCGCGAAGAAGCCTACCCGTTCTCCCGTTTTCTGTACCTGGTCATCAATAAAAAGCCGGATGAGCCTTTGCCTACCCTGGAGCGTGAGTTTTTACGCTATGTGTTATCCCGTCAGGGGCAGCAACAGGTGCAGCGTGATGGCTATTTTCCGGTACGCGAAGATGTCTTATTGCGCCAGCGCCGGTTAATCGAGGGAGACCATTTTTGA
- a CDS encoding ExbD/TolR family protein: protein MKQHFQNLVDEEEAQIDMTPMLDVVFIMLIFFIVTASFVKEAGIDVNRPEAATAVKKDRANVLIAISDTGEIWINKRRIDERAVQANIERLHAENPQGTVVIQADKKATTETLIKVMDASRAAGVYDVSIAAQEQ from the coding sequence ATGAAGCAGCATTTTCAGAACCTGGTAGACGAAGAAGAAGCACAAATTGATATGACGCCAATGCTGGACGTTGTTTTTATCATGCTTATCTTCTTCATCGTAACGGCTTCGTTCGTTAAAGAAGCCGGTATTGATGTAAACCGCCCGGAAGCCGCCACTGCGGTGAAAAAGGATCGCGCGAACGTGCTCATTGCGATTTCTGACACGGGTGAAATCTGGATCAATAAGCGTCGAATCGATGAACGTGCCGTACAGGCTAACATCGAGCGACTGCACGCGGAAAACCCACAGGGAACCGTGGTGATTCAGGCTGACAAGAAAGCTACGACTGAAACATTAATTAAGGTGATGGATGCATCCCGCGCGGCGGGTGTGTACGACGTGTCGATCGCAGCACAAGAGCAATAA
- a CDS encoding MotA/TolQ/ExbB proton channel family protein: protein MFEFLEAIRDFTETGGQVLLVIGLLIFVMWLLILERAMYILVWHKNKKKEAVAQWQARADRSSWNAEQVRQKTISTLSIQLNGSIPIIQALVALCPLLGLLGTVTGMIEVFDVMAISGSGNARSMASGVSKATIPTMAGMVGALSGVFASTWLNRKAKSERTHLEDAIIIERNAH from the coding sequence ATGTTTGAGTTTCTAGAAGCAATTCGCGATTTCACAGAAACAGGTGGCCAGGTTCTTTTGGTCATCGGTCTGCTGATATTCGTCATGTGGCTTTTGATCCTCGAACGTGCGATGTACATCCTGGTTTGGCATAAGAACAAGAAAAAAGAAGCGGTGGCACAATGGCAAGCCCGTGCCGACCGCTCTTCCTGGAATGCCGAGCAGGTAAGACAAAAGACGATTTCAACGCTTTCCATTCAGTTAAACGGCAGCATTCCGATTATCCAGGCACTGGTTGCCTTGTGTCCGCTGCTGGGACTATTAGGAACGGTAACCGGGATGATCGAAGTATTCGACGTCATGGCTATCTCTGGCTCTGGTAACGCCCGCTCTATGGCATCCGGTGTTTCTAAAGCCACTATTCCTACTATGGCTGGTATGGTCGGTGCGCTATCAGGGGTATTTGCCTCTACCTGGCTGAACCGTAAAGCGAAATCTGAACGCACGCATCTTGAGGATGCAATTATTATCGAACGGAATGCCCACTAA
- the phoR gene encoding phosphate regulon sensor histidine kinase PhoR, which translates to MYYPFSWLRSLVKLALYLGVFAIVGWYLDDLLVAVIAGTIGLLMSNYWQLYKLNRWLWHSRKMSPPTVTGVWEHIYEGIYYLQRRNRNKRKELGELVKRFREGSEALPDAAVVVDAKACIIWCNRLARLDLGLKWPTDAGRRVDNLIRHPAFIEYFHTGDFDYPIEVPSPTNPNKTFEYRIMPYGDEHLLLIARDITRVSQLEEMRKDFVANVSHELRTPLTVISGYLEIMDMSNEDNPFMGKAFKEMSAQTLRMQNLIEDLLVLSRIEASAERIYEHVVDMPAMFRQMSLEAKALNKDKHHQIHFHVDPALRVYGVETELRSACSNLVFNAIHYTPPGGEINVYWQTTEEGVRFAVVDNGEGISQNHLARLTERFYRVDKARSRKTGGSGLGLSIVKHVLSHHNSQLDITSTVGEGSTFSFILNHELIAES; encoded by the coding sequence ATGTATTATCCCTTTTCATGGCTGAGAAGTTTAGTAAAGCTGGCGCTATATCTGGGTGTGTTTGCGATAGTAGGCTGGTACCTTGACGATCTGCTGGTGGCGGTGATAGCCGGTACCATCGGGCTTTTGATGTCAAACTACTGGCAACTGTATAAACTGAACCGCTGGCTGTGGCACAGCCGAAAAATGTCGCCGCCGACAGTGACCGGTGTGTGGGAGCATATCTACGAAGGGATTTATTACCTGCAGCGGCGAAACCGCAACAAGCGCAAAGAACTGGGCGAGCTGGTAAAGCGCTTTCGCGAGGGCTCCGAAGCCCTGCCGGATGCGGCAGTGGTGGTGGATGCCAAAGCCTGTATTATCTGGTGTAACCGGCTGGCCAGACTTGACCTGGGGCTTAAATGGCCCACTGATGCCGGCCGTCGGGTGGATAATCTTATCCGGCATCCGGCATTTATTGAATACTTTCACACCGGTGATTTCGACTATCCAATTGAAGTGCCATCGCCGACCAACCCGAATAAAACTTTCGAATACCGGATTATGCCCTATGGTGACGAGCATCTGCTGCTGATTGCCAGGGATATTACCCGGGTGTCTCAGCTTGAAGAAATGCGCAAAGACTTTGTGGCCAATGTATCACATGAACTGCGCACACCGCTGACGGTGATTAGCGGGTATCTTGAAATTATGGACATGAGCAATGAAGATAACCCGTTTATGGGCAAAGCCTTCAAGGAAATGTCGGCGCAAACCCTGCGCATGCAAAACCTGATTGAAGATTTACTGGTACTGTCCAGAATTGAAGCCAGTGCGGAGCGTATTTACGAGCATGTGGTGGACATGCCGGCCATGTTCCGGCAGATGTCGCTGGAGGCCAAAGCGCTGAATAAAGATAAACATCATCAGATTCATTTTCATGTCGACCCGGCACTTAGGGTCTATGGGGTGGAAACCGAATTGCGCAGCGCCTGTTCAAACCTGGTATTTAATGCCATACACTATACGCCACCGGGCGGTGAGATTAATGTGTACTGGCAGACAACCGAAGAAGGCGTGCGCTTTGCGGTGGTGGATAATGGCGAGGGTATCTCGCAAAATCACCTGGCCCGTCTGACCGAGCGGTTTTATCGGGTTGATAAGGCGCGCTCCCGCAAAACCGGTGGCTCGGGGTTGGGACTGTCCATTGTCAAGCATGTGCTCAGCCATCACAACTCACAGCTGGATATCACCAGTACGGTGGGTGAGGGCAGTACTTTTTCATTTATTTTAAATCATGAACTAATAGCAGAGTCCTGA
- a CDS encoding energy transducer TonB, protein MPRFIIAFFVSLAITLGLFFLMQSLIKMGGSALTEPPQGSVLDFVRVKQEETVEQKDRKPRKPPKPKEQPPQMQPQQMDSPSPDAEGTSMDFSADVGNDVALDGGLALESGDGEYLPIVKVSPVYPRRALQRGIEGFVIVEFTVTKQGTVKNPIVVEANPEGIFEQAAMDAAMKFKYKPRVVNGEATEVSGVQNRITFQIDG, encoded by the coding sequence ATGCCACGATTTATTATCGCATTTTTTGTTTCCCTGGCGATTACACTGGGCCTGTTCTTCTTGATGCAGTCATTGATCAAGATGGGCGGCAGCGCCCTGACGGAACCGCCGCAAGGGAGTGTACTCGACTTTGTTCGGGTCAAACAGGAAGAGACGGTAGAGCAAAAAGATCGCAAGCCGCGTAAGCCACCAAAGCCAAAAGAGCAGCCGCCACAAATGCAGCCGCAACAAATGGACTCGCCTTCGCCGGATGCTGAAGGAACCTCAATGGACTTTAGCGCCGATGTAGGAAATGACGTTGCACTGGATGGTGGTCTGGCTCTTGAATCAGGCGATGGTGAATACTTGCCTATCGTTAAGGTATCACCAGTGTATCCGCGCCGCGCACTTCAGCGGGGGATCGAAGGATTTGTGATTGTGGAATTTACGGTAACCAAACAGGGTACAGTAAAAAATCCAATCGTAGTAGAAGCAAATCCGGAAGGTATTTTTGAACAGGCAGCGATGGATGCCGCCATGAAGTTCAAATACAAACCGCGTGTGGTGAATGGCGAAGCAACCGAAGTATCCGGTGTGCAGAACCGCATCACATTCCAGATTGACGGGTAA
- a CDS encoding TonB-dependent receptor domain-containing protein, with protein MNFKNRSMPSKSKLCTAITTALLAGSFVGQMAVAQEQAQADDQEVIEEVVATGTRLKGTAAAVMQERQNQAFVADIMGAEQISRTGDGDAASALRRVTGLTLVDGKFIYVRGLGERYSSTQLNGMGVPSPDPTRSVVPLDLFPSDIIESLNVQKSFSPNMPAHFGGGNVNIRTKSIPSEFLFKVSGGVGYNSNNSTDGYFYSGGGDDWSGRDDGTRALSDVIQSNLDSAQADDGIEGSGVYPLTLDDRKAMLSSMFWDIGPDQKEVDPDFDIGATLGNRFITDYGEIGFLSTVSYSNEWDVGRETSGTNLGTVGCSDLPDDQVANGRCFAQSYDGVETEQSVSWSGMFNVGYEYNSNHKIELTNVILHDMSDRVRVRDFVDVNETIFGTRELQRVDMLFEERRMTSNQIKGTHNFPELNFLYFDWYAGTSRANRSAPGSLAVTYQQNIVDGEVGEQLLQDVSATNIDRSWQNLRDASDTWGWNLGYPIMMDGLDLEIKAGADFFDKGRKAENIGIQVPHRAIGDDFLVGDRIDEIFSDENLNNDAFYNSSTGAGILQSAMADGDEYAAGTKVDAYYIMADAFFNNTWRVSGGVRYEDFRQISVPFSAHSNQFAVDREEIEQLTFQEDDFFPSLALTYIMDDQMQFRLNLSESAIRPDLRDISTTFFIDPLTEFLVRGSPLLQSSKLRNVDFRWEWYRENGNNLSAALFYKDIDNPIELVELGTVGGAAPNLLTANGETGELYGAEVEFLQDLSFINDDLIDFFMTGNITVSDSEVTIGAVDDDVTSLFETQLLDALDATSASNIITNNTRRLVGHSEWVINFQLGYDSPNGEHSATLVYNAFGPRIIVPGTRGFEDAEEQTFHSVDFNYSYYPDFNTQIKFSVQNLLDEEKQISQEGLDLLREERGIEFGISYSYTF; from the coding sequence ATGAATTTTAAAAACCGTTCGATGCCATCCAAATCGAAACTGTGCACGGCCATTACCACAGCCTTGCTGGCAGGTTCATTTGTCGGTCAGATGGCGGTTGCCCAGGAGCAGGCACAGGCGGATGATCAGGAAGTGATCGAAGAGGTTGTGGCAACCGGAACCCGTCTGAAAGGTACGGCAGCAGCTGTTATGCAGGAGCGTCAGAATCAGGCGTTCGTGGCAGATATTATGGGCGCGGAACAGATTTCCCGGACCGGTGATGGTGATGCCGCCTCCGCCCTTCGCCGGGTGACCGGTCTGACCCTGGTAGACGGTAAGTTTATCTATGTGCGTGGTCTGGGTGAACGCTACTCAAGCACGCAGCTTAACGGCATGGGCGTACCCAGCCCGGATCCGACCCGCTCGGTAGTGCCGCTGGATTTATTTCCTTCAGATATCATTGAAAGTCTGAATGTACAAAAATCTTTTTCTCCGAACATGCCAGCCCACTTTGGTGGCGGGAACGTTAATATCCGGACAAAATCGATTCCTTCAGAATTCCTGTTCAAAGTATCCGGTGGCGTTGGGTATAACTCAAATAACTCTACTGACGGCTACTTTTACAGTGGCGGTGGTGATGACTGGTCGGGGCGGGATGATGGCACCCGGGCGTTGTCTGATGTGATTCAGAGCAATCTGGATTCAGCGCAGGCCGATGACGGTATTGAAGGCTCCGGCGTTTATCCGCTGACGCTGGACGATCGCAAAGCCATGTTAAGCTCTATGTTCTGGGATATTGGCCCGGACCAGAAAGAGGTTGACCCGGATTTTGATATTGGTGCCACACTGGGTAACCGTTTTATTACGGATTACGGTGAAATTGGCTTTCTGTCAACCGTGTCCTATTCCAACGAATGGGATGTGGGCCGTGAAACCTCCGGCACCAATTTAGGTACGGTGGGTTGTTCGGATCTGCCGGATGATCAGGTGGCGAACGGCCGCTGTTTTGCCCAGTCCTACGACGGTGTTGAAACCGAGCAAAGTGTCAGCTGGAGCGGTATGTTCAACGTGGGTTACGAATACAACAGTAATCACAAAATTGAACTGACCAACGTTATTTTGCATGACATGAGCGACCGTGTTCGGGTGCGTGACTTTGTGGATGTGAACGAGACCATTTTTGGTACCCGTGAGTTACAACGTGTCGACATGCTGTTTGAAGAGCGTCGTATGACGTCGAATCAGATCAAGGGCACGCATAACTTCCCTGAGCTGAACTTCCTGTATTTTGACTGGTATGCCGGCACCAGCCGTGCCAACCGTTCTGCGCCGGGCAGCCTGGCGGTGACCTATCAGCAAAACATTGTTGATGGTGAGGTGGGCGAACAGCTACTGCAGGACGTCTCTGCTACCAATATAGATCGCAGCTGGCAAAACCTGCGCGATGCCTCTGATACCTGGGGCTGGAACTTAGGTTATCCGATTATGATGGACGGGCTGGACCTTGAAATCAAAGCCGGTGCAGACTTTTTTGATAAAGGCCGTAAGGCAGAAAACATTGGTATTCAGGTTCCACATCGGGCGATTGGCGATGACTTTCTGGTTGGCGACCGTATCGACGAGATTTTCTCTGATGAAAACCTGAATAACGATGCGTTCTACAACAGCTCAACCGGTGCCGGTATTCTGCAGTCAGCGATGGCTGACGGCGACGAATACGCCGCCGGAACCAAGGTTGATGCGTACTACATCATGGCGGATGCTTTCTTTAACAACACCTGGCGTGTGTCAGGCGGTGTCAGATATGAAGATTTCCGTCAGATTTCGGTTCCGTTCAGCGCACACTCCAATCAGTTCGCGGTGGATCGTGAGGAAATTGAACAGCTGACTTTTCAGGAAGATGATTTCTTCCCGTCACTGGCCCTGACGTACATCATGGATGACCAGATGCAGTTTCGTCTGAACCTGAGTGAGTCGGCCATTCGTCCGGATTTACGGGATATCAGCACAACCTTCTTTATTGACCCGTTAACGGAATTCCTGGTACGCGGTTCGCCACTGCTGCAGAGCTCTAAACTTCGTAACGTGGATTTTCGCTGGGAATGGTATCGTGAAAACGGTAACAACCTGTCAGCGGCGCTGTTCTATAAAGATATCGATAATCCTATTGAACTGGTTGAGCTGGGTACAGTAGGTGGCGCGGCGCCCAACCTGCTAACCGCCAACGGGGAAACCGGTGAACTGTACGGGGCTGAAGTGGAATTTCTGCAGGACCTGTCGTTTATCAACGATGACCTGATTGACTTCTTCATGACCGGTAACATCACGGTGTCTGACTCTGAGGTGACGATTGGTGCGGTGGATGATGATGTCACCAGCCTGTTTGAAACCCAGCTGCTCGATGCTCTGGACGCCACCAGTGCCTCTAACATTATTACCAATAATACCCGTCGGCTGGTGGGTCACTCTGAGTGGGTGATTAACTTCCAGCTGGGCTATGATTCACCCAATGGTGAACATTCTGCCACGCTGGTGTATAACGCGTTTGGTCCGCGGATTATTGTACCGGGTACCCGGGGTTTTGAAGATGCCGAAGAACAGACATTTCACTCGGTTGATTTTAACTACTCTTATTATCCGGACTTTAATACACAGATTAAATTCAGCGTGCAAAACCTGCTAGATGAAGAAAAACAAATCAGTCAGGAAGGCCTTGATTTATTACGCGAAGAACGCGGAATCGAGTTTGGGATAAGTTACAGCTACACATTTTAA
- a CDS encoding prolyl hydroxylase family protein, whose translation MAGLPANWKKWVLDNLLRGVPATDIHQRVVDEGFSHCAVAPLLGANLPADFHYVYDADYFQRLSQPAFVHDSACQVSDHSRPSAQLYTVDNLFSEQECAQLCTLISHHLRPSEISTVQPGQTQSFRTSSTCDLNQVAGELGELADKRILSLFGPGFGTGEAIQAQHYAPGQEFKAHTDYFEPGSAEYRQFASTLGQRTWTSMVYLNEVESGGQTEFAALNTTFVPKTGMAVIWNNLDKQGNINPATLHQAHPVIKGEKVVITKWLRHHC comes from the coding sequence ATGGCAGGGTTACCGGCAAACTGGAAAAAATGGGTGCTGGACAACCTGCTGCGCGGCGTGCCGGCCACTGATATTCATCAGCGGGTGGTGGACGAGGGCTTCTCCCACTGTGCTGTGGCTCCGCTACTGGGCGCCAACCTGCCGGCAGACTTTCACTATGTTTACGATGCCGATTATTTTCAGCGTCTGAGCCAGCCGGCTTTTGTGCATGACAGCGCCTGTCAGGTAAGTGATCACAGCCGTCCTTCTGCGCAGCTATATACCGTGGATAACCTGTTCAGTGAACAGGAATGCGCGCAGCTGTGCACGCTGATTAGTCATCATTTACGACCCTCGGAAATCTCCACCGTCCAACCCGGTCAGACCCAGTCTTTTCGTACATCATCGACCTGCGATTTAAATCAGGTGGCGGGGGAGCTCGGTGAGCTTGCAGATAAGCGCATTTTATCTCTGTTCGGGCCTGGCTTTGGTACCGGGGAGGCAATTCAGGCACAGCACTATGCTCCCGGCCAGGAATTTAAAGCCCACACGGATTATTTTGAACCGGGCAGTGCAGAGTACCGTCAGTTTGCCAGCACGCTGGGGCAGCGTACCTGGACCAGCATGGTATACCTCAATGAGGTAGAAAGTGGTGGGCAAACCGAGTTTGCTGCACTGAACACCACGTTTGTACCTAAAACCGGTATGGCGGTTATCTGGAACAATCTGGATAAGCAGGGCAACATCAATCCAGCCACATTACATCAGGCCCATCCTGTCATAAAAGGGGAAAAAGTAGTTATAACCAAATGGTTACGTCATCATTGCTGA